The Triticum dicoccoides isolate Atlit2015 ecotype Zavitan chromosome 6A, WEW_v2.0, whole genome shotgun sequence genome has a window encoding:
- the LOC119317720 gene encoding dof zinc finger protein 4-like, whose protein sequence is MQDFQSIPGLAGRLFGGAAAADIRRVQGPASRCGVFSQAASAQPEAAVKCPRCESTNTKFCYYNNYNLSQPRHFCKSCRRYWTKGGVLRNVPVGGGCRKAKRSSSSASAPSTPAATDAKSQRRASASSSSRSNSGSGSASPTAAAEETTTTETEPPPPPTPSSNSNSNAVSFANRMTNYPFAADVPPPAPIFADQAAALASLFAPPPPPPLPVFSFSAEPKMEEAIGSLLLPGQEASQEPEEPTCTSTVADMAPFMSLDAGIFELGDASPADYWNGGSCWTDVQDPSVYLP, encoded by the coding sequence ATGCAAGACTTCCAGTCCATCCCGGGCCTCGCCGGGCGGctgttcggcggcgcggcggcggcggacatccGGCGCGTGCAGGGCCCGGCGTCCCGGTGCGGCGTGTTCTCGCAGGCGGCGTCCGCGCAGCCGGAGGCGGCCGTCAAGTGCCCGCGGTGCGAGTCCACCAACACCAAGTTCTGCTACTACAACAACTACAACCTGTCGCAGCCGCGCCACTTCTGCAAGAGCTGCCGCCGGTACTGGACCAAGGGCGGCGTCCTCCGCAACGTCCCCGTCGGCGGCGGCTGCCGCAAGGCCAAGCGCAGCTCCTCGTCGGCGTCCGCACCGTCGACGCCCGCGGCCACGGACGCCAAGAGCCAGCGGCGCGCGTCCGCGTCGTCCTCCTCCCGCTCcaacagcggcagcggcagcgccaGCCCCACGGCCGCTGCGGAAGAGACGACGACAACGGAGACCGAGCCCCCTCCTCCGCCCACGCCGtcgtccaactccaactccaacgcgGTCTCCTTCGCCAACCGCATGACGAACTACCCCTTCGCGGCAGACGTGCCACCTCCGGCGCCGATATTCGCCGACCAGGCCGCCGCGCTCGCGTCCCTCTtcgcgccgcctcctccaccgcctctcccGGTGTTCAGCTTCTCGGCGGAGCCCAAGATGGAGGAGGCGATCGGGTCACTGCTGCTCCCGGGGCAGGAGGCGTCGCAGGAGCCAGAGGAGCCCACCTGCACCTCCACCGTCGCGGACATGGCGCCGTTCATGTCGCTGGACGCGGGGATCTTCGAGCTCGGCGACGCGTCGCCGGCCGATTACTGGAACGGCGGGAGCTGCTGGACGGACGTCCAGGACCCGTCCGTCTACCTACCCTAG